In the genome of Montipora foliosa isolate CH-2021 chromosome 3, ASM3666993v2, whole genome shotgun sequence, one region contains:
- the LOC137994411 gene encoding uncharacterized protein, translating into MKYFLGIFILALLAGIRAQDFDDLFLHDEANEKPAGDRADDFEADLLWNDEATVEGLPKRQPFVQCNIDIYKCIQAGNVSKNECLKKYLNCMEQLSPTKLPPILENFVQCKKSLYKCILDSNKTKMECLREYKACMAELLPSKPPQFLQCKIDLYKCLIEADNASMKNCMDEYKDCMRQLMPSKLPPFVQCKVDMYNCFKTGKPKKECFDEYKACMAPLIPTVPPFMRACKDELKKCVDSKSTLLAKAKCYIAFAKCLKNKGPSEVVLDAIEDASQMENGSLAQCKDDLKNCLLEGKDRNECLQDFKACAAAQIPPYMKKCINDGKECVNGASNVIQRIICLKKVAICLKKGKESQASI; encoded by the exons ATGAAGTACTTTTTAGGAATTTTCATCCTTGCCTTGTTAGCTGGCATTCGTGCCCAGGATTTTGACGATTTATTTTTGCATGACGAGGCCAACGAGAAACCGGCGGGCGATCGTGCCGACGATTTTGAAGCCGACCTCTTATGGAACGACGAGGCCACCGTCGAGGGACTCCCAAAAAGACAGCCATTCGTG CAATGCAATATCGACATTTATAAATGCATCCAGGCAGGCAATGTCAGCAAGAACGAGTGTTTGAAAAAATACCTAAACTGCATGGAACAGTTGTCACCAACAAAGTTGCCACCAATTCTC GAAAACTTTGTTCAATGCAAAAAATCTTTGTATAAATGCATCCTGGATAGCAACAAAACCAAAATGGAGTGCTTAAGGGAATACAAGGCGTGTATGGCAGAGTTATTGCCTTCCAAACCACCACAATTTCTG CAATGCAAAATCGACCTGTATAAATGCCTCATCGAGGCTGACAATGCCAGCATGAAGAATTGTATGGATGAATACAAAGATTGCATGAGACAGCTGATGCCATCAAAGTTGCCACCATTTGTG CAATGCAAAGTAGACATGTACAACTGCTTCAAGACTGGCAAGCCCAAAAAGGAGTGTTTCGATGAATACAAGGCATGCATGGCGCCGCTAATTCCTACCGTACCTCCGTTCATG CGAGCTTGCAAAGATGAGCTCAAGAAATGTGTGGACAGTAAGTCAACACTGCTTGCAAAGGCAAAATGCTATATTGCCTTTGCAAAATGTCtgaaaaacaaaggaccaagtgAAGTCGTTCTGGATGCAATCGAAGATGCCAGTCAGATGGAGAACGGCTCACTTGCT CAATGCAAAGATGACCTAAAAAATTGTCTGTTGGAAGGGAAAGACAGAAACGAGTGCTTGCAAGATTTCAAAGCATGTGCTGCTGCTCAGATCCCTCCATATATG AAAAAGTGCATAAATGATGGAAAGGAGTGTGTCAACGGCGCTAGCAACGTCATACAACGGATTATCTGCTTGAAGAAAGTTGCCATATGTCTGAAGAAAGGCAAGGAATCACAGGCCTCAATCTAG